One segment of Chionomys nivalis chromosome 3, mChiNiv1.1, whole genome shotgun sequence DNA contains the following:
- the LOC130871446 gene encoding carbonyl reductase [NADPH] 1 — translation MSSCSRVALVTGGNKGIGFAITRDLCRKFLGDVVLTARDEARGKAAVQQLQAEGLSPRFHQLDIDDLQSIRALRDFLLKEYGGLDVLVNNAGIAFKNADPTPFHIQAEVTLKTNFFGTQDVCTELLPLMKPRGRVVNVSSMLSLRALKNCSPELQQKFRSDTITEEELVGLMNKFVEDTKKGVHEKEGWPNSAYGVSKIGVTVLSKIHARKLSEQRKGDKILLNACCPGWVRTDMAGPKATKSPEEGAETPVYLALLPPDAEGPHGQFVQEKKVEQW, via the exons ATGTCATCCTGCAGCCGCGTGGCGCTGGTGACCGGGGGTAACAAGGGCATAGGCTTCGCCATCACGCGTGATCTCTGTCGGAAGTTCTTGGGAGACGTGGTGCTCACAGCCCGGGACGAGGCAAGGGGCAAGGCTGCGGTGCAGCAACTGCAGGCGGAGGGCCTGAGCCCGCGCTTCCACCAGCTGGACATCGACGACCTGCAGAGCATCCGCGCCCTGCGAGACTTTTTGCTCAAGGAATACGGGGGACTGGACGTGCTGGTCAACAATGCGGGCATCGCCTTCAAGA ATGCTGACCCAACCCCCTTCCACATTCAAGCAGAAGTGAcattgaaaacaaacttttttggTACCCAAGATGTCTGCACTGAGCTGCTCCCTCTAATGAAACCCCGAG GCCGAGTGGTGAACGTATCAAGCATGCTGAGTCTCAGGGCCCTGAAAAACTGCAGCCCGGAGCTGCAGCAGAAGTTTCGAAGTGACACCATCACAGAGGAGGAGCTGGTGGGGCTCATGAACAAGTTTGTGGAGGACACAAAGAAAGGAGTGCATGAGAAAGAAGGCTGGCCTAATAGTGCTTATGGAGTGAGCAAGATTGGGGTGACAGTCCTGTCGAAAATCCATGCCCGGAAACTCAGCGAGCAGAGGAAAGGGGACAAGATCCTCCTCAATGCCTGTTGCCCTGGGTGGGTGAGAACAGACATGGCAGGACCAAAAGCCACCAAGAGCCCCGAAGAAGGAGCAGAGACCCCCGTGTACTTGGCTCTTTTGCCACCAGATGCAGAGGGACCTCATGGGCAGTTTGTTCAGGAAAAAAAGGTAGAACAATGGTGA